A part of Terriglobus roseus genomic DNA contains:
- a CDS encoding acido-empty-quinoprotein group A, protein MMFSRTWKRSSSAVVFTLACLTAGAQKKPAASPVAAVQSLPSVGAEWSQYNGDSSGRRYSSLTQINSTNVKNLTLAWTLPTKGLAIKGTPVVVDGVLYVTSPNHVWAVDAVTGLKLWSYERKSPGNMIANRGVAYLNGKVYFGTPDAHVIALDAKTGKVAWDKEVGDVTFGYYIAVAPLVVKDKLIVGTSGDVSDVPHALYALDPANGKQLWKLNTIPATGEPGADTWPSEAARKQGGGPLWVTGTYDPELNLMYWGTGNPHPVLAGNVREGANLYTCTILAIDPDTGKIKWYFQPSPHDTRDWDAVETNILFDATINGKPRKLLSHASRNGYYFLLDRVTGESLVSTPFVPQNWAKGVNAKGEPIPDPAKEETPGGVLLHSVANGSANWPPPAFSLQTGLFYVNAEEGWSYWYSALDASGKPEDHQGGSGISLEENSILLALDPKTGKEVWRRDTGRNTRNYSGLLTTAGHLLFGGDAYGNIFALDPATGKALWHARPGTNLTNGPMTFERNGQQYVVFGAADTLYTFALPQ, encoded by the coding sequence ATGATGTTTTCTCGTACCTGGAAACGCTCAAGTAGCGCCGTCGTTTTTACCTTGGCGTGCCTGACCGCAGGTGCGCAGAAGAAGCCTGCAGCATCTCCCGTTGCCGCAGTGCAGAGCTTGCCCAGTGTGGGCGCTGAGTGGTCGCAATACAACGGTGATAGCTCTGGCCGTCGCTACTCCTCGCTGACACAGATCAACAGCACCAACGTAAAGAACCTTACGCTGGCATGGACACTGCCAACGAAGGGACTCGCAATCAAGGGAACGCCCGTTGTTGTGGACGGCGTGTTGTATGTCACGTCACCCAACCATGTATGGGCAGTGGATGCTGTTACTGGCCTGAAGCTGTGGAGCTACGAACGCAAGTCGCCGGGCAACATGATTGCCAACCGCGGTGTGGCCTACCTGAACGGCAAGGTCTACTTTGGCACACCCGACGCGCATGTCATCGCGCTGGATGCGAAGACTGGCAAAGTTGCGTGGGACAAGGAAGTGGGCGATGTCACCTTCGGCTATTACATTGCCGTTGCGCCGCTCGTGGTGAAGGACAAGCTCATTGTGGGTACCAGCGGTGACGTATCCGATGTACCTCACGCGCTCTATGCTCTGGACCCCGCCAACGGCAAACAACTGTGGAAGCTGAACACCATTCCTGCCACGGGCGAACCCGGCGCGGATACATGGCCCAGCGAAGCTGCACGTAAGCAGGGTGGTGGACCGCTGTGGGTCACCGGCACGTACGATCCGGAACTGAACCTGATGTACTGGGGCACGGGCAATCCGCATCCAGTGCTGGCGGGTAATGTTCGCGAGGGCGCGAACCTGTACACCTGCACCATCCTCGCGATCGACCCCGACACCGGCAAGATCAAGTGGTACTTCCAGCCCAGCCCGCACGACACGCGTGACTGGGACGCGGTGGAAACCAACATCCTGTTCGACGCCACCATCAATGGCAAGCCTCGCAAGCTGCTGTCGCATGCCAGCCGCAATGGCTACTACTTCCTGCTGGACCGCGTCACGGGCGAGTCGCTTGTGTCGACGCCATTTGTCCCACAGAACTGGGCCAAGGGAGTCAATGCCAAGGGTGAGCCGATTCCTGATCCCGCCAAGGAAGAAACTCCCGGCGGTGTTCTGCTTCACAGTGTGGCCAACGGCAGCGCCAACTGGCCTCCGCCTGCATTCAGTTTGCAGACAGGCCTGTTCTACGTGAATGCAGAAGAAGGATGGTCGTACTGGTACTCCGCTTTGGACGCTAGTGGCAAGCCTGAAGATCATCAGGGCGGATCGGGCATTTCGCTGGAAGAAAACAGCATCCTGCTGGCGCTTGATCCTAAGACCGGCAAAGAAGTCTGGCGCAGAGACACCGGCCGCAACACGCGCAACTATAGCGGCCTGCTGACCACAGCGGGACACCTGCTTTTCGGCGGCGACGCGTATGGCAACATCTTCGCGCTTGACCCGGCGACGGGCAAAGCG
- a CDS encoding c-type cytochrome: MKRLPFISASLVLGTLLAYFPETLPAQEVPVSKENVLKQDNVIRGQKLFGQNCAACHGANATGGMGPNLTMSSLVRHDAGGKDIGTVIHEGRMDKGMPAFPQITPEQVSDIAAFLHARIDAFTRASALGASAFAGSLNVGDANAGKAVFAAKCATCHSVTGDLKGIATKRDPAELEQSILLPKAKPETGSVIAAGKKYEGRFLHRDGFTVTLQTADGVSHTWETDHVTVNVPDPLKGHKALLPTYTDKEIHDVFSYLETLK; this comes from the coding sequence ATGAAACGCCTTCCCTTCATTTCCGCCTCTCTGGTCCTCGGGACTCTACTTGCCTATTTTCCGGAAACGCTTCCGGCACAGGAAGTTCCTGTCTCCAAGGAGAACGTCCTCAAGCAGGACAACGTCATCCGCGGTCAGAAGCTGTTTGGCCAGAACTGCGCCGCATGTCACGGGGCGAACGCAACAGGCGGAATGGGACCAAACCTGACCATGTCGTCGCTGGTGCGCCACGACGCGGGCGGCAAGGACATTGGCACAGTGATCCACGAAGGCCGCATGGACAAGGGTATGCCAGCCTTCCCACAGATCACGCCGGAGCAGGTATCCGACATTGCAGCGTTTCTTCATGCGCGCATCGACGCTTTCACACGTGCGTCAGCTCTTGGCGCCAGCGCATTTGCCGGTTCGTTGAACGTGGGTGATGCCAATGCAGGCAAGGCTGTCTTTGCCGCGAAGTGCGCCACCTGCCACTCCGTTACAGGCGACCTGAAGGGCATTGCCACCAAGCGCGATCCCGCAGAACTGGAGCAGTCGATCCTGCTGCCAAAGGCAAAGCCCGAGACAGGTTCCGTGATAGCCGCAGGCAAGAAGTATGAAGGGCGCTTCCTGCATCGCGACGGCTTTACCGTGACGCTGCAGACCGCCGACGGCGTTTCGCATACGTGGGAGACCGATCACGTGACTGTGAACGTCCCCGATCCGCTGAAGGGACACAAGGCGCTACTGCCCACCTACACCGATAAGGAAATCCATGATGTTTTCTCGTACCTGGAAACGCTCAAGTAG
- the obgE gene encoding GTPase ObgE: MFIDEARIRIKAGDGGNGCMAFRREKFVPRGGPSGGDGGHGGDILMRSSEKHNTLVHFRFNPEHKADRGTHGEGSNMSGRSGEHTILAVPVGTQVFDEETGDLLHDFRYPDEQIVVARGGRGGRGNQHFATSTHQAPREHELGRPGEEKHLRLELKLLADVGLVGYPNVGKSTLISRLSAARPKIANYAFTTLEPNLGVVKVGDFPHELSFVIADMPGLIEGASQGAGLGIQFLRHIERTSVLAHLVDVSDGSGRPDPVEDFKVISGELEEFGHNLEDKPVIVVAAKIDAANPDKLKKLQTYAKRRKLPFYAISAVTGEGIEALKFALGKAVEEHRKGIDLLPPPAPAPRKHKSAYPAPLASKKSNR; encoded by the coding sequence ATGTTTATTGACGAGGCAAGAATCCGGATAAAGGCAGGGGACGGCGGCAATGGCTGCATGGCCTTCCGCCGGGAAAAGTTCGTTCCGCGCGGCGGTCCGTCCGGCGGCGACGGTGGCCACGGCGGCGACATCCTCATGCGCTCCAGCGAGAAGCACAACACGCTGGTCCATTTCCGCTTCAATCCGGAACACAAGGCAGACCGCGGCACCCACGGCGAAGGCTCCAATATGAGCGGTCGCAGTGGCGAGCACACCATTCTGGCCGTACCGGTCGGGACACAGGTCTTTGACGAAGAGACCGGCGATTTGCTCCATGACTTCCGCTACCCGGACGAACAGATTGTGGTGGCTCGAGGTGGACGTGGCGGCCGCGGCAACCAGCACTTTGCCACCAGCACCCATCAGGCTCCTCGCGAACACGAGCTGGGTCGTCCCGGCGAAGAGAAGCACCTGCGGCTGGAACTGAAGCTGCTCGCTGATGTCGGCCTTGTGGGCTACCCCAATGTGGGCAAATCGACGCTGATTTCGCGTCTTTCTGCAGCTCGCCCCAAGATTGCGAACTATGCCTTCACTACGCTGGAACCGAACCTGGGTGTGGTCAAGGTTGGCGATTTTCCGCATGAACTGTCGTTCGTGATTGCGGATATGCCAGGACTGATTGAAGGTGCCAGCCAAGGTGCGGGCTTAGGTATCCAGTTCCTTCGCCATATTGAGCGCACCAGCGTGCTGGCCCACCTCGTCGACGTTTCCGACGGCAGTGGACGCCCTGATCCGGTGGAAGATTTCAAGGTGATCTCCGGCGAGCTGGAAGAGTTCGGCCACAACCTGGAAGACAAACCTGTCATTGTCGTTGCAGCCAAAATCGATGCTGCCAATCCGGACAAGCTGAAGAAACTGCAGACCTACGCGAAGCGTCGCAAGCTGCCCTTCTATGCCATCTCTGCCGTCACAGGCGAGGGCATTGAGGCGCTGAAATTCGCTCTGGGTAAGGCTGTGGAAGAACATCGCAAGGGCATTGATCTGCTTCCACCGCCTGCACCTGCGCCGCGCAAACACAAGAGCGCGTACCCGGCGCCGTTGGCCAGCAAGAAATCCAATCGCTAA
- a CDS encoding TonB-dependent receptor produces the protein MQMNPLRSLALAAVLMSGTVIGAFAQSAVDGAVGGIIHDPSGAVVPGAEITVTNNGTSAAQTVKADDQGYFRAIHLQPGTYTVEVTSAGFGAYKSTAVVVQVGLLTNVDASLAAAGTSTEVTVTSEVPAINTTSPDFNSVIEQHVLQNLPVNNYRWSSYAALTPGVVSNSDGFGLLSFRGQSVLQNNITIDGADDNQAFFAEERGRTRAGYSTAQSAVQEFQVNTSNYTVEYGRAVGGVVNSVTKSGTNQFHGELYFRDRDAGWGSKSPTTQLTTVTSSGPVTNVIKPKDWRKQFGGAVSGPIIKDKLFFLLAIDKFKRNFPGTGVASSPATFFATPDAALPTGKTCNGTGTAAPSAADASNCTLALNYLGSYTQYANAVPLYNSGLTALNTMLGPVPRTGDQNIFFPKIDWQINGRNHATFEVNRLNWASPAGIQTQATNTYGTRSFGDDFVKLTFGVAKLDTTITSNLVNEVRYQYGRDFEYEFAQTPATSYEQNYINRARGGSYTNPFGLPPNVFITNGFNFGTQTFLQRQRYPDERRWQVADTANWTHGSHNVKFGMDYLHTYDLSQNLRSQFGSYSYSTVGQYLGDWYNGQSTDPTVYNKAKNYSSYQQAFGPTAFDFVTHDIGIFAQDEWKATPNLSITYGLRYELQLFPQPYAGLPVTGGSFGTNAIAQTGVMPSDKNNIAPRVGFAWDPFGDGKTSVRGGFGLFFGRTINSTIYSALTSTGNATQINGVPASQLTFNYTSTQSGAPSYPAVISSVGSAGAAPASTYFAKGFQNPYSEQFDLSIQRTIGWRTTIGASYIGALGRSMPNFVDANLPTPTTTVTYTVADTTGKGPLPNGSKVTTRFYAKGATGTVAAGVNGPNAYASSQRPNPVFGAVTAIVSNASSSYHGVVLEAKHQLTNGLSFSVNYTYSHALDNGVNGTTFTSANAYTDPLNPSADYGNSDNNVPQRLVMYAVYQTPKFVHGPLGLLTNAWEISPSFAAQSGLPYSLASSGTPTTALGDNGSSLSAIGGGINGSNGAFRIANIGRNTYKLPRTMVADLRLSKRFVIHEGMDVELLGESFNIANHYNITGVTTTGYTIATSATANTLTYSSAFGTRTSVNSNLAYSPRQIQLGAKFHF, from the coding sequence ATGCAAATGAATCCCCTCCGCAGCCTTGCGCTCGCGGCAGTACTTATGTCTGGAACGGTGATTGGCGCTTTTGCGCAGTCGGCCGTCGACGGCGCAGTAGGCGGAATTATCCATGACCCCAGCGGCGCAGTTGTTCCCGGGGCAGAGATTACCGTCACCAACAACGGCACTTCAGCCGCGCAGACCGTCAAGGCTGACGATCAGGGCTACTTCCGCGCAATCCATCTTCAGCCCGGCACCTACACAGTGGAAGTCACCTCCGCAGGCTTCGGCGCATATAAGTCAACAGCCGTCGTGGTGCAGGTTGGTCTGTTGACCAATGTGGATGCAAGCCTTGCTGCTGCGGGCACCAGCACTGAAGTGACAGTGACCTCGGAAGTTCCGGCCATCAACACCACCTCGCCGGACTTCAACAGCGTCATCGAACAGCACGTTCTGCAGAACCTGCCGGTGAACAACTATCGCTGGTCCAGCTACGCTGCTCTCACGCCGGGCGTGGTTTCGAACTCTGACGGCTTCGGTCTGTTGAGCTTCCGCGGCCAGAGCGTATTGCAGAACAACATCACCATTGACGGCGCTGACGACAACCAGGCCTTCTTCGCGGAAGAGCGCGGACGTACGCGTGCTGGTTACTCCACGGCGCAGAGCGCAGTGCAGGAATTTCAGGTAAACACCTCTAACTACACGGTGGAATACGGCCGTGCGGTGGGTGGCGTAGTTAACTCCGTCACCAAGAGCGGTACGAACCAGTTCCACGGCGAACTGTACTTCCGCGATCGTGACGCTGGTTGGGGTTCGAAGTCCCCGACGACGCAGCTCACCACCGTCACCTCCTCTGGCCCTGTCACGAACGTGATCAAGCCGAAGGATTGGCGTAAACAGTTTGGTGGCGCCGTAAGCGGTCCCATCATCAAGGACAAGCTGTTCTTCCTGCTTGCCATCGATAAGTTCAAGCGCAACTTCCCCGGAACGGGCGTTGCCAGCAGCCCCGCTACGTTCTTTGCGACTCCTGATGCAGCTCTGCCCACCGGCAAGACCTGCAATGGCACAGGTACTGCGGCTCCCAGCGCGGCAGATGCCAGCAACTGCACCCTGGCGCTGAACTACCTTGGTAGCTACACCCAGTACGCAAATGCAGTCCCGCTGTACAACAGTGGTCTCACGGCGCTGAACACCATGCTCGGCCCTGTGCCCCGTACTGGCGATCAGAACATCTTCTTCCCGAAGATCGATTGGCAGATCAACGGCCGTAACCATGCCACTTTTGAAGTCAATCGCCTGAACTGGGCGTCTCCCGCCGGCATTCAAACGCAGGCCACCAACACCTACGGCACGCGTTCCTTCGGTGATGACTTTGTGAAGCTCACCTTCGGCGTGGCCAAGCTGGACACCACCATCACTAGCAACCTCGTCAACGAAGTGCGTTACCAGTACGGCCGCGACTTCGAGTACGAGTTTGCTCAGACTCCAGCTACAAGTTACGAGCAGAACTACATCAACCGCGCTCGTGGCGGCAGCTATACCAACCCGTTTGGCCTGCCCCCGAACGTCTTCATCACCAATGGCTTCAACTTCGGTACGCAGACCTTCCTGCAGCGTCAGCGCTATCCCGATGAGCGCCGTTGGCAGGTGGCCGACACCGCCAACTGGACACACGGTTCGCACAACGTGAAGTTCGGTATGGATTATCTGCACACCTACGATCTGAGCCAGAACCTGCGCAGCCAGTTCGGTAGCTACAGCTACTCCACCGTGGGCCAGTACCTGGGCGATTGGTACAACGGTCAGAGCACCGACCCCACCGTCTACAACAAGGCGAAGAACTACTCGTCCTACCAGCAGGCCTTTGGTCCCACGGCATTCGACTTCGTCACGCACGACATCGGTATCTTCGCGCAGGATGAGTGGAAGGCTACTCCGAACCTCAGCATCACCTATGGCCTTCGTTACGAGCTGCAGCTCTTCCCACAGCCCTATGCAGGTCTTCCTGTCACGGGTGGCAGCTTTGGCACCAACGCCATCGCCCAGACCGGTGTAATGCCGTCGGATAAGAACAACATCGCTCCGCGCGTTGGCTTTGCATGGGATCCGTTCGGTGACGGCAAGACCAGCGTGCGCGGTGGATTCGGCCTCTTCTTTGGCCGCACCATCAACTCCACCATTTACAGCGCGCTGACCTCCACGGGTAATGCAACGCAGATAAATGGTGTGCCGGCATCGCAGCTCACCTTCAACTACACCTCCACGCAGAGCGGTGCACCGTCTTACCCGGCGGTCATCTCCAGCGTAGGTTCGGCTGGTGCAGCTCCTGCTTCCACCTACTTCGCAAAGGGATTCCAGAACCCCTACTCGGAGCAGTTTGATCTCTCCATCCAGCGCACGATTGGCTGGAGAACGACCATCGGCGCCAGCTACATCGGTGCACTTGGCCGCTCGATGCCGAACTTCGTGGATGCCAACCTGCCCACTCCGACAACGACTGTGACTTACACCGTTGCGGACACCACCGGCAAGGGACCCTTGCCGAACGGCAGCAAGGTCACCACACGCTTCTATGCCAAGGGTGCTACGGGCACTGTGGCAGCGGGCGTGAATGGTCCTAACGCTTACGCAAGCAGCCAGCGCCCCAACCCCGTGTTCGGTGCGGTGACGGCGATTGTCAGCAATGCCAGCTCCAGCTATCACGGTGTGGTTCTGGAAGCGAAGCATCAGCTCACAAACGGTCTGTCGTTCAGTGTGAACTACACCTACTCGCACGCGTTGGATAACGGTGTGAACGGCACCACGTTCACCAGCGCAAACGCTTACACCGATCCGTTGAACCCATCAGCTGACTACGGCAACTCTGATAACAACGTGCCTCAGCGTCTCGTGATGTACGCCGTCTATCAAACGCCGAAGTTTGTTCACGGTCCCCTTGGTCTGCTCACGAACGCATGGGAAATCTCCCCGAGCTTCGCAGCGCAGAGCGGTCTGCCTTACTCGCTGGCAAGCAGCGGTACGCCGACCACAGCACTGGGCGATAACGGTTCCTCGCTGTCAGCTATCGGTGGTGGTATCAACGGTTCCAACGGCGCGTTCCGTATCGCGAACATTGGACGCAATACTTACAAGCTTCCCCGCACCATGGTGGCTGACCTTCGTCTGAGCAAGCGCTTCGTGATCCACGAAGGCATGGATGTTGAGCTGCTGGGTGAGAGCTTCAACATCGCGAACCACTACAACATCACCGGCGTAACCACGACCGGCTACACCATCGCCACCAGTGCAACGGCCAACACGCTGACCTACAGCTCCGCGTTTGGTACCCGCACCTCGGTGAACAGCAACCTGGCTTACAGCCCGCGCCAGATCCAGTTGGGAGCGAAGTTCCACTTCTAA
- a CDS encoding carboxypeptidase-like regulatory domain-containing protein — MLGLSRITALLHPRQTFTALLLSLATVPIAMAQDASTGALNGSVHDPSGAAISAVTITLRDVHTGQQRTLQSDRLGEFFFPSLTPGSYVLSAAATGFNPLQINAVDVAVGKTTRLIPQMQIGRVVQTVEVTASPALAFDSPLNANLSPQQLQMLPLDGRRFQSLAVLTPLVAAEDADVVLNPAEESAPEAIGDTDNARLSIRAQDPALNRFTLDGADHTRQFDMQPRGGSALPFTITQEAVQEFGVRAVADADSSQPHGAGGALRTITRRGGEKIHGSAFFLIRNSAGNAANPFSTTTRYNNGLPTTTLVKPRDQREQFGGSLGGKLGLRGVYGFVAMDGQRRSFPAISSPSDSVFYSLTAVQLALLANRGVSTTAITKGLAYIDSLSGTLDRHANEVSLFPRLDWDTARSNTSAQWNRVRFDSAAGQNALPVVARGRGSIGSVRTEGDDVLLHTTVMLHPRWSVDARIGYSRDVTYAESPTPLPQEPHTGPGGSAPQVDLSDAFSFGSAPVTGLRRLPDERNAEAGIALQFHGRAHQASVGTSLIASDERIAGSEANNGRYLYANSTASGHAGSLVDFLTDYTYNSANYPNGGCPSVYSQPHYFCFSNFTQTFGNVPETHFHTAEWSAFVSDRWRVTPRLHINAGARYEWNRLPPPQHPNASIDAVFGGFAATQTMPSDTNNLAPFAGISYAPTSSTVVRVAYGFQFSSIPGTTIQRALANTAQTASQTQLRITPRTIIDPACASYGTNFGYPATYTCTPFGPLASVGAAWVFSRSFQMPAAQTAELSVSQQLGIRTNISGSYILALSRELTDTVDLNIAPSTSNLAFRIVRNGGEAGVSGGEVFHVPLYTARKTSAFGPVTGILSDGNGTYHAMALTLQHQTPRTLTLRASWTYSKSLDTVRTGPTASNENAHFDPYSPLYDRAPSNFDHRHRVTMLAVWQPRVNSTHAVLRHVANGWSVSPVLLFQSGRPYSYNLSGGSSLPGGRESLNSSGGANYLPSVGRNTLRLPWTENVDLSLSRAFAMMHDRAHLQLMMQAYNLMNHVNVTTVEQRAFLVGSAGVDGVVPLTFQDAATIAAEGVTGKPFGMASQSANSPTRERRLQAGLRFEW, encoded by the coding sequence TTGCTCGGTTTGTCTCGCATCACTGCCCTCCTCCATCCACGCCAAACGTTCACCGCGTTGCTGCTGAGTCTCGCCACCGTCCCTATTGCCATGGCGCAGGACGCATCCACCGGCGCATTGAACGGCAGTGTGCACGATCCCTCTGGCGCCGCGATTTCCGCCGTTACGATCACTTTGCGCGATGTACATACGGGCCAACAGCGCACATTGCAATCGGATCGTCTGGGTGAGTTTTTCTTTCCATCGCTCACACCCGGAAGTTACGTGCTTTCCGCTGCGGCTACAGGATTCAATCCTTTGCAGATCAACGCGGTGGATGTAGCTGTCGGCAAGACAACCCGCCTCATTCCGCAAATGCAGATTGGTCGAGTGGTTCAGACAGTGGAAGTCACCGCATCTCCTGCGCTGGCGTTTGATTCTCCATTGAATGCAAATCTGTCACCGCAACAGTTGCAGATGCTTCCGCTGGATGGGCGTAGATTCCAATCACTGGCAGTACTCACACCGCTGGTCGCAGCGGAAGATGCGGATGTAGTGCTGAATCCCGCAGAAGAGAGCGCCCCTGAAGCAATTGGAGACACCGACAACGCGCGGCTTTCCATTCGTGCTCAAGACCCTGCGCTGAACCGCTTCACTCTGGATGGTGCGGACCACACACGTCAGTTTGATATGCAGCCACGGGGTGGCAGCGCGCTTCCTTTCACCATCACGCAGGAAGCAGTGCAGGAGTTCGGCGTGCGCGCCGTGGCCGATGCAGATTCCTCGCAACCTCATGGAGCGGGCGGAGCACTGCGAACCATCACACGTCGCGGTGGTGAGAAGATTCACGGCTCAGCGTTCTTCCTGATACGCAACAGCGCGGGCAATGCAGCGAACCCCTTCAGCACCACGACTCGTTATAACAATGGATTACCCACGACGACGTTGGTGAAACCGCGCGATCAACGTGAACAATTCGGTGGCTCCCTCGGCGGAAAACTGGGGCTCCGTGGCGTGTATGGTTTCGTCGCAATGGATGGCCAGCGCAGAAGCTTCCCTGCGATCTCCAGTCCGTCAGACAGCGTGTTTTACTCGCTGACAGCGGTGCAACTCGCTTTGTTAGCGAACCGTGGCGTCAGCACGACTGCGATCACGAAAGGTCTTGCGTACATCGACAGTCTGAGCGGCACGCTGGATCGCCACGCGAATGAGGTGTCACTCTTTCCCCGGCTGGATTGGGATACGGCACGCAGCAACACCTCGGCGCAGTGGAACCGCGTGCGTTTCGATTCTGCTGCAGGACAGAACGCTTTGCCGGTAGTGGCTCGTGGACGCGGCAGCATCGGCAGTGTTCGCACCGAAGGCGATGACGTTCTGCTACACACAACCGTGATGCTGCATCCGCGATGGAGTGTGGATGCGCGCATCGGCTACAGCCGCGACGTGACCTACGCCGAATCACCAACACCATTGCCACAGGAACCGCACACGGGCCCAGGCGGTAGCGCTCCGCAGGTGGATCTGTCTGATGCGTTCTCGTTTGGCAGCGCGCCTGTAACGGGCCTGCGCAGACTTCCTGATGAACGCAATGCAGAGGCCGGAATTGCATTGCAATTCCATGGACGTGCGCACCAGGCGAGTGTGGGCACATCGCTGATTGCATCGGACGAGCGCATCGCTGGAAGCGAAGCGAACAACGGTCGCTATCTCTATGCCAACTCCACCGCATCGGGACACGCGGGTTCGCTGGTGGATTTCCTCACGGACTACACTTACAACTCTGCCAACTATCCGAATGGCGGCTGCCCATCGGTCTATTCGCAGCCGCATTACTTCTGCTTCTCCAACTTCACGCAGACGTTCGGCAATGTTCCAGAAACGCATTTCCATACAGCGGAGTGGAGTGCGTTTGTTTCGGATCGCTGGCGTGTGACACCACGACTGCACATCAATGCAGGTGCGCGTTACGAGTGGAATCGCCTGCCTCCGCCACAGCATCCGAATGCAAGCATCGACGCGGTCTTCGGCGGCTTTGCAGCTACCCAGACCATGCCCTCAGACACCAACAACCTCGCGCCATTCGCAGGCATCTCGTATGCGCCCACTAGCAGCACGGTGGTGCGTGTGGCGTATGGATTTCAGTTCTCCAGCATCCCCGGCACCACGATTCAGCGTGCGCTTGCGAACACGGCACAGACCGCAAGCCAGACACAGCTTCGCATCACCCCGCGCACCATCATTGATCCAGCGTGCGCTTCGTATGGAACGAACTTTGGCTATCCCGCAACCTACACTTGCACGCCGTTCGGGCCATTAGCGAGTGTTGGTGCAGCGTGGGTCTTTTCACGTTCGTTTCAGATGCCCGCAGCTCAGACAGCAGAGTTGTCAGTATCTCAGCAACTAGGTATTCGAACGAATATCTCTGGCAGCTACATCCTTGCATTGAGCCGCGAACTGACGGACACCGTCGATCTCAACATCGCTCCGTCAACATCCAATCTTGCATTCCGCATTGTGCGCAATGGCGGCGAAGCGGGCGTAAGTGGTGGGGAGGTGTTTCATGTGCCGCTGTACACCGCGCGCAAGACATCCGCATTTGGTCCGGTGACCGGAATCCTGTCAGATGGCAACGGAACGTATCACGCGATGGCGTTGACGCTGCAGCACCAAACACCGCGCACACTTACACTGCGCGCGTCTTGGACGTACAGCAAATCATTGGACACAGTGCGCACTGGCCCAACGGCCAGCAATGAGAATGCGCACTTCGATCCGTACAGCCCGTTGTACGATCGTGCACCATCGAACTTCGATCATCGTCATCGCGTAACGATGCTCGCGGTGTGGCAGCCGCGCGTAAACAGCACTCATGCAGTGTTACGGCATGTTGCGAACGGATGGTCAGTCTCACCTGTGCTTCTGTTCCAGAGCGGACGACCCTACAGTTACAACCTCTCCGGCGGCTCATCGTTGCCAGGCGGTCGTGAGAGTTTGAACAGCTCCGGCGGTGCGAATTACCTGCCCAGTGTGGGCCGTAATACGTTGCGACTACCGTGGACCGAGAATGTCGATCTCAGTCTGTCGCGTGCCTTTGCGATGATGCATGATCGTGCGCACCTGCAACTGATGATGCAGGCGTACAACCTGATGAATCACGTGAACGTGACCACCGTGGAGCAGCGCGCATTCCTTGTCGGATCAGCAGGCGTGGATGGCGTGGTGCCGCTTACATTTCAGGATGCCGCAACGATTGCAGCAGAGGGTGTAACAGGCAAGCCCTTCGGCATGGCGAGCCAGTCAGCAAACTCTCCCACGCGCGAACGTCGCCTGCAGGCCGGTTTGCGATTTGAGTGGTAG